The Verrucomicrobium spinosum DSM 4136 = JCM 18804 genome includes a region encoding these proteins:
- a CDS encoding Gfo/Idh/MocA family protein, translating to MSSKALNRRRFLTTTAGLAGGAFTFPNLLLHGQNTASKKLNIAVIGALGKGQSDTQAIALDHNIVALVDVDKKRVEEAAAKHAKYFTDAGQTAPSTAPKLYQDFRKMLDENHKDIDGVVISTPDHTHFVAAMWALGYKKHVCVQKPLCNTIWEVRELHKAAKAAGVVTQMGNQGRTMEGQRLAKEWIEQGAIGTLKGINLWTNRPIWPQGPLKKVAATAPAELDWDLWLSSEASEPYFEFDIPTGQPNKRGKSVHPFNWRGWWQFGSGALGDMGCHIMDATFSILGQAIPVKIEVESGEVSEHCAPTWSSLKYHFAPGKNNPEPLVVSWQDGVKDGQANKPAKPEMMADLSEDGWKKASSGMIFQGTEAVVYEGDAYCASPSIYPSAKFMDTKKAMAAGTIKKTEARSPKPNNPQGEWAHCIVNGGTPSSNFDYSCPLTEFVLLGNLAIRSGKTVQWDKDAMKVTNDDAANKFIKRASYRDGWLKA from the coding sequence ATGTCAAGCAAAGCACTGAATCGTCGCCGCTTCCTCACGACGACCGCCGGATTGGCCGGGGGCGCCTTCACCTTCCCGAACCTGCTCCTCCACGGTCAAAACACCGCGAGCAAGAAGCTCAACATCGCGGTGATCGGTGCGCTTGGCAAAGGCCAGTCTGACACCCAGGCCATCGCTCTGGACCACAACATCGTAGCCCTCGTGGACGTGGACAAGAAGCGCGTGGAAGAAGCTGCCGCCAAACACGCCAAGTACTTCACCGACGCTGGCCAGACGGCTCCCTCCACCGCGCCGAAGCTCTACCAAGACTTCCGCAAGATGCTGGACGAGAACCACAAAGACATCGACGGCGTCGTCATCAGCACCCCGGACCACACCCACTTCGTGGCCGCCATGTGGGCCCTCGGCTACAAGAAGCACGTATGCGTGCAGAAGCCCCTTTGCAACACGATCTGGGAAGTGCGTGAACTGCACAAGGCTGCCAAGGCTGCTGGCGTGGTGACCCAAATGGGCAACCAGGGCCGCACCATGGAAGGCCAGCGCCTCGCCAAGGAATGGATCGAACAGGGCGCGATCGGCACCCTCAAGGGCATCAACCTCTGGACGAACCGCCCCATCTGGCCCCAAGGCCCCCTCAAGAAAGTCGCCGCCACGGCTCCGGCAGAGCTCGACTGGGACCTCTGGCTCTCCAGCGAGGCCAGCGAGCCTTACTTTGAATTCGACATCCCGACCGGCCAGCCCAACAAGCGCGGCAAGAGCGTGCATCCCTTCAACTGGCGCGGTTGGTGGCAGTTTGGCTCCGGTGCCCTGGGCGACATGGGCTGCCACATCATGGACGCCACCTTCAGCATCCTCGGCCAGGCCATCCCGGTGAAGATCGAGGTGGAGAGCGGTGAGGTCAGCGAACATTGCGCCCCGACCTGGAGCAGCCTGAAGTACCACTTCGCTCCCGGCAAGAACAACCCCGAGCCGCTCGTGGTGAGCTGGCAGGATGGCGTCAAGGACGGCCAGGCCAACAAGCCTGCCAAACCAGAAATGATGGCCGACCTTAGTGAAGACGGCTGGAAGAAGGCCAGCAGCGGCATGATCTTCCAGGGCACGGAAGCCGTGGTGTACGAAGGCGACGCCTACTGCGCCAGCCCCTCCATCTACCCAAGCGCCAAGTTCATGGACACCAAGAAAGCCATGGCCGCCGGCACCATCAAGAAGACTGAGGCCCGCAGTCCGAAGCCGAACAATCCGCAGGGCGAGTGGGCTCATTGCATCGTCAATGGCGGCACCCCCAGCTCCAACTTCGACTACTCCTGCCCGCTCACGGAGTTTGTTCTCCTTGGCAACCTCGCCATCCGCTCCGGCAAGACCGTGCAGTGGGACAAGGACGCCATGAAGGTGACCAACGACGACGCGGCCAACAAGTTCATCAAGCGCGCTTCCTATCGCGACGGCTGGCTCAAGGCCTAG
- a CDS encoding LysR substrate-binding domain-containing protein produces MLSIAFVNVSLLDPELLRTFVSVVDCGSFTVAAGRLSSTQSTVSQKIARLEEQVGHAVLDRSRRDVRLTAAGERLIGYSRRLLALNEEAVEALSRGVVETTIRLGVPEDFAAGRLTGMLVEFTGRHPNLKLEITSGLSRDLRRLFERGELDLGLIKQRKGTEEGVQRWREPLCWVDSRANPAFDRDPVPLVAFPPHGLYRDDMIHTFETLGRSWRIVYSSSSLAGIQAAVADGLGISLLPVRTVLPAHQVLGEEHGLPLIDNMEIATYHRTDAGELITELAHQLSLLI; encoded by the coding sequence ATGCTATCTATTGCATTTGTGAATGTCTCCCTGCTCGACCCGGAGCTGCTCCGCACGTTTGTGTCGGTGGTTGACTGCGGCAGCTTCACGGTCGCGGCGGGGCGCCTGAGTTCCACCCAGTCCACCGTGAGCCAGAAGATCGCCCGGCTGGAGGAGCAGGTCGGCCATGCGGTGTTGGACCGGAGCCGTCGCGATGTGCGTCTGACAGCGGCCGGCGAGAGGTTGATTGGTTACTCACGCCGCCTGCTGGCGCTGAACGAGGAGGCGGTGGAGGCCCTCTCCCGCGGGGTGGTGGAGACCACCATCCGCCTGGGAGTACCGGAGGACTTCGCCGCCGGGCGGCTCACCGGTATGCTGGTGGAATTCACCGGCAGGCACCCCAACTTGAAGCTGGAGATCACCAGCGGTCTGAGCCGGGACCTGCGACGGCTGTTTGAGCGAGGTGAACTGGATTTGGGCCTCATCAAGCAGCGCAAAGGGACTGAGGAAGGCGTCCAGCGGTGGCGGGAACCGCTCTGCTGGGTGGACAGCCGGGCGAACCCAGCTTTTGACCGGGATCCGGTGCCCTTGGTGGCGTTCCCTCCCCACGGACTCTACCGGGATGACATGATCCACACGTTTGAGACTCTGGGGCGAAGCTGGCGAATTGTCTATTCCAGCTCAAGTCTGGCGGGCATTCAGGCGGCCGTGGCAGATGGGCTGGGCATCAGCCTGTTACCAGTACGCACCGTGCTGCCCGCGCATCAAGTCTTGGGAGAGGAGCATGGGTTGCCATTGATCGACAACATGGAGATTGCCACCTACCACCGGACGGATGCCGGGGAGTTGATCACTGAACTGGCGCATCAGCTCTCACTGCTGATCTAG
- a CDS encoding pyridoxamine 5'-phosphate oxidase family protein encodes MAERYREMVSTPAVLEAQQHYFGKARVPAPAGQDDRLTREEAVFITTRDSFYMASVTETGWPYLQHRGGPPGFLKVLSPSELAFADFRGNRQMLSTGNVSVNDRVSLFLMDYPNKERLKIMGHARVLDAREHPDLVEKVAPPGTAAITERVFVIQVVSFDWNCPQYITPRYTAEEVEAAVAPMRARLAELEAQLASQPKVKS; translated from the coding sequence ATGGCTGAACGATATCGTGAAATGGTCAGCACTCCCGCCGTGCTGGAGGCGCAGCAGCATTACTTTGGCAAGGCCCGGGTGCCTGCCCCTGCCGGCCAGGATGATCGCCTGACCCGTGAGGAGGCGGTGTTCATTACCACCCGGGACAGCTTCTACATGGCCAGTGTGACTGAGACTGGCTGGCCGTACCTGCAACATCGCGGGGGTCCTCCAGGATTTCTGAAGGTTCTGTCTCCCTCAGAGCTGGCCTTTGCGGACTTCCGCGGAAACCGGCAGATGCTCAGCACCGGCAATGTCTCGGTGAACGACCGGGTGAGCCTGTTCCTGATGGACTACCCCAACAAAGAGCGTCTCAAGATCATGGGCCACGCCCGGGTGCTGGACGCCCGCGAGCATCCGGATCTGGTGGAAAAGGTGGCCCCACCCGGCACGGCCGCCATCACGGAGCGCGTGTTCGTCATTCAGGTTGTTTCCTTTGACTGGAACTGTCCGCAGTACATCACCCCGCGCTATACGGCTGAGGAGGTGGAGGCGGCAGTTGCGCCGATGAGAGCCCGCCTCGCTGAACTTGAAGCCCAGCTCGCAAGTCAACCAAAAGTAAAATCATGA
- a CDS encoding cyanate transporter, giving the protein MRPHAETTLTTRPARTFLLLATVVLTGVNLRSFLTAAGPLAADIQRSTGLSQQGMAWLTFLPVALMGAGAFASPWVARKLGSRRAILIALAMLGLGSLLRFEAHSGLTLIGTAALCGLGVAVVQAVFPAVIKSQMPLWLAPVMGLYSAAMMGGGALGAQLSPLLAHALGDWRLALAVLGLPCLLALGLAWIALPASDICARTRLVPLAPLLRCPRAWLLMLCFGLVNGGYSSLVAWLAPFYQTHGWSATGSGSLVAVMTLSQAAAALLLPTLARRNLDRRTWLWLSLALQAVAFTGLAAWPDLSPKLWAAVGGAGLGGFFALFMVVALDHDHRPAHAAALSAVMQGGGFFLAAIAPWLAAVLHDSTDGFTAGWLVHLGCIAVVAGLTAKLSPSGYAASLSHSHPAVLNPAKSAVTTPMRSGQA; this is encoded by the coding sequence ATGCGCCCTCACGCGGAAACAACTTTGACCACCCGCCCGGCCCGCACGTTTCTGCTGCTGGCCACGGTGGTGTTGACGGGTGTAAATCTGCGCTCCTTCCTCACCGCCGCCGGCCCGCTGGCCGCGGACATCCAGCGCAGCACAGGCCTTTCCCAACAGGGCATGGCCTGGCTCACCTTTCTGCCAGTGGCCCTCATGGGGGCCGGCGCTTTTGCCTCACCCTGGGTGGCCCGCAAGCTTGGCTCGCGGCGCGCCATCCTGATCGCTCTCGCCATGCTTGGGCTGGGTTCTCTTTTGCGCTTTGAGGCTCACAGTGGGCTCACCCTCATTGGCACCGCCGCCCTGTGCGGGCTGGGTGTGGCCGTGGTGCAGGCGGTTTTCCCCGCTGTGATCAAGTCGCAAATGCCCCTCTGGCTGGCCCCGGTGATGGGCCTCTACTCTGCTGCCATGATGGGTGGCGGTGCCTTGGGTGCACAGCTTTCGCCTTTGCTGGCACACGCTCTGGGAGACTGGCGCCTCGCCCTCGCCGTCTTGGGACTGCCCTGTTTGCTGGCCTTGGGGCTGGCATGGATTGCCCTGCCGGCTTCTGATATCTGCGCAAGGACCCGCTTGGTTCCTCTTGCGCCTCTCCTGCGTTGTCCGCGCGCCTGGCTGCTCATGCTTTGCTTTGGTCTGGTGAACGGCGGCTACTCGTCCCTGGTGGCCTGGCTCGCCCCGTTCTACCAGACCCATGGCTGGAGTGCGACGGGCAGCGGCAGTCTGGTGGCCGTGATGACCCTTTCCCAAGCAGCGGCCGCCCTGTTGCTACCCACTCTTGCGCGTCGCAACCTCGACCGCCGCACCTGGCTTTGGCTTTCACTGGCCTTGCAGGCTGTTGCTTTCACCGGCCTGGCAGCATGGCCTGACCTCTCCCCCAAGCTCTGGGCCGCAGTCGGCGGCGCAGGATTGGGCGGATTCTTCGCCCTCTTTATGGTGGTGGCTCTGGACCATGACCACCGTCCCGCACACGCCGCTGCCCTCAGTGCCGTCATGCAAGGAGGCGGGTTTTTTCTCGCCGCCATTGCTCCATGGCTGGCTGCCGTGCTGCACGACTCTACAGACGGCTTCACCGCAGGCTGGCTGGTGCATCTGGGTTGCATCGCCGTGGTGGCAGGACTGACAGCCAAACTGTCCCCCTCGGGGTATGCAGCCTCGCTGAGTCACTCCCACCCCGCAGTATTGAATCCCGCCAAGAGCGCTGTCACCACCCCAATGCGAAGCGGGCAGGCCTGA
- a CDS encoding ankyrin repeat domain-containing protein, with translation MISDPFSAHASATTDSSSAVRLVAAADRGDSKAVLAALHEGVPLEARDHRRRTALLAAVQGNHVETARLLMEAGADVNARDAVLSSPFMTAASQGRPDLLALTLQHGANVHSTDRFESTALMAATERGDVETVGLLLKSGVAVNHINWLDWTALLLAVIFGDGSAAYVEIARLLLDAGADVNLPDGEGVTALKHATQRGQTKMARLLLAAGGR, from the coding sequence ATGATCTCGGACCCTTTTTCCGCTCATGCCTCGGCCACCACCGATTCTTCATCGGCGGTGCGACTCGTCGCGGCAGCTGACCGGGGCGACAGCAAGGCGGTTTTGGCAGCCCTCCATGAAGGAGTGCCGCTGGAGGCACGTGACCATCGACGTCGCACCGCCCTCCTCGCAGCCGTGCAGGGCAATCATGTGGAAACAGCCCGCCTGCTGATGGAAGCCGGAGCGGACGTGAACGCCCGGGACGCGGTGCTTTCCAGTCCCTTCATGACGGCCGCCTCCCAAGGTCGGCCGGATCTCCTGGCGCTGACGCTCCAACATGGAGCCAATGTCCACAGCACCGACCGCTTTGAAAGCACCGCCCTCATGGCCGCCACGGAACGAGGGGACGTGGAAACGGTCGGGCTGCTGCTCAAGAGCGGGGTCGCGGTGAATCACATCAACTGGCTCGACTGGACCGCCCTGCTCCTGGCAGTGATCTTTGGCGATGGTAGCGCAGCTTATGTAGAAATCGCCCGCCTCCTGCTGGATGCAGGGGCCGATGTGAACCTTCCTGACGGCGAGGGGGTCACGGCTTTGAAACACGCGACCCAGCGTGGGCAGACGAAAATGGCCAGACTGCTGCTGGCCGCCGGTGGTCGCTGA
- a CDS encoding SDR family NAD(P)-dependent oxidoreductase translates to MPTSSKLSGRTAIVTGASKGIGASIARHLAAEGASVIVNYSSSKEAADQVVAEIIAEGGKAAAVHANMSKQADIERLFAETKELYGQLDILVNNAGVYDFAPLEQITEEHFHKMFNLNVLGLILAMQESLKYFGGDGGTIVNVSSVVATYSPPNSGVYNATKSAVDGLTRTFSKELAPKKIRVNSINPGPIETEGVHAQGLTDKFREMGAALPLGRVGQPADIATGVVFLASDDSSWMTGETLYITGGLR, encoded by the coding sequence ATGCCCACTTCATCCAAGCTGTCTGGCAGGACTGCCATCGTCACCGGAGCCTCCAAAGGCATCGGTGCCTCCATAGCCAGGCACCTCGCCGCAGAAGGCGCGTCCGTCATCGTCAACTACTCGTCCAGCAAGGAGGCTGCGGATCAGGTGGTGGCAGAGATCATCGCCGAAGGCGGCAAAGCCGCAGCCGTGCACGCCAACATGTCCAAGCAAGCTGACATCGAGCGGCTCTTTGCCGAGACCAAGGAGCTCTACGGCCAGCTCGACATCCTGGTGAACAACGCTGGGGTGTACGACTTTGCGCCGCTTGAGCAGATCACTGAGGAGCACTTCCACAAGATGTTTAACCTCAACGTGCTCGGGCTCATCCTCGCCATGCAGGAGTCGCTCAAGTACTTTGGCGGGGATGGAGGCACCATCGTGAATGTGAGCTCGGTGGTGGCGACCTATTCCCCGCCCAACTCCGGCGTGTACAACGCCACGAAGTCTGCTGTGGATGGCCTGACTCGCACGTTCTCCAAGGAGCTGGCTCCCAAAAAGATCCGGGTGAACTCGATCAATCCGGGGCCCATTGAAACGGAAGGCGTGCATGCCCAGGGGCTGACTGACAAGTTCCGGGAAATGGGGGCGGCGCTGCCCTTGGGGCGTGTGGGCCAGCCTGCGGACATCGCCACCGGCGTGGTGTTCCTCGCTTCCGACGACTCGTCCTGGATGACGGGAGAGACTCTCTACATCACGGGCGGTCTGCGGTGA
- a CDS encoding alpha/beta fold hydrolase, with protein MSKFITKDGTEIYYKDWGKGPVITFSHGWPLSSDAWEAQMFFLASHGFRCIAHDRRGHGRSSQPWDGNHMDQYADDVAELFELLDLRDVVMIGHSTGGGEVARYIGRHGTARVSKAVLMGAVPPIMLKTEASPGGLPMEVFDGFRQAYLADRAQFFLDVASGPFFGFNRPGAKVSQGLIQSWWAQGMMSGHKNAYDCIKAFSETDFTEDLKRFDVPTLIVHGDDDQIVPIGASAHEAVKLIPNAELKIYPGGTHSLGDTSKDRLNADLLAFAQS; from the coding sequence ATGAGCAAGTTCATCACCAAAGACGGCACGGAAATCTACTACAAGGACTGGGGCAAAGGGCCGGTCATCACCTTCAGTCACGGCTGGCCGCTCAGTTCTGACGCGTGGGAGGCGCAGATGTTTTTCCTCGCATCCCATGGATTTCGCTGTATCGCGCACGACCGCCGCGGGCATGGACGTTCCAGCCAGCCTTGGGATGGCAATCACATGGACCAGTATGCTGACGATGTGGCGGAGCTGTTTGAGCTGCTGGACCTGAGAGACGTGGTGATGATCGGTCACTCTACAGGCGGCGGGGAAGTGGCCCGCTACATCGGCCGCCATGGCACGGCACGGGTTTCCAAGGCTGTGCTCATGGGAGCGGTGCCACCGATCATGCTCAAGACAGAGGCCAGTCCCGGCGGTCTGCCCATGGAGGTGTTTGACGGCTTCCGCCAAGCCTATCTGGCTGACCGGGCGCAGTTCTTCCTGGACGTGGCCAGCGGTCCCTTCTTCGGCTTCAACCGTCCGGGGGCCAAGGTTTCGCAGGGCCTGATCCAGTCCTGGTGGGCGCAGGGGATGATGTCCGGGCACAAGAACGCGTATGACTGCATCAAGGCTTTCTCCGAGACGGATTTCACAGAAGATCTGAAGCGGTTCGATGTGCCTACTCTCATCGTCCACGGGGATGACGACCAGATTGTCCCCATCGGTGCCTCCGCTCATGAGGCGGTGAAACTCATCCCAAACGCCGAACTCAAGATCTATCCCGGCGGCACCCACAGCCTGGGAGACACCAGCAAGGATCGGCTCAACGCCGACCTGCTCGCCTTTGCGCAGAGCTGA
- a CDS encoding nucleoside deaminase translates to MTTTFVTPTSVAPAAFLQEAIDLAVANISEGGRPFGAVVVKYGRVISRGVNETHLSNDPTAHAEMLAVRAASQVLQSPLLESCTLYASGHPCPMCLAAMRMAGVTDVFYAFTNPEAEPYGLSTTCLYEELGLPTSLRHLRLVHFPTELTGHHPYEAWATARGIQITTSP, encoded by the coding sequence ATGACGACGACTTTTGTCACCCCCACCTCTGTCGCACCGGCCGCCTTTCTCCAGGAAGCGATTGATCTGGCTGTGGCCAACATCTCTGAGGGTGGCCGGCCGTTTGGTGCCGTGGTGGTGAAGTACGGGCGGGTCATCTCCCGGGGGGTCAATGAAACACACCTCTCCAACGACCCGACCGCGCATGCAGAAATGCTGGCGGTGCGCGCCGCCAGCCAGGTGCTACAGTCTCCGCTGCTGGAGAGCTGCACCCTCTATGCCAGCGGTCACCCCTGCCCCATGTGCCTGGCCGCCATGCGGATGGCAGGTGTCACGGATGTGTTCTACGCCTTCACCAACCCGGAGGCGGAGCCCTATGGACTCTCCACCACCTGCCTCTATGAGGAGCTGGGCCTGCCGACCAGCCTGCGCCATCTCCGCCTGGTGCACTTCCCTACAGAATTGACGGGGCACCATCCCTACGAGGCATGGGCCACTGCCCGGGGCATCCAGATCACCACCTCCCCGTGA
- a CDS encoding response regulator transcription factor → MTHTVLLADDDPLLHRVVGFKVAQQQWQLISAYNGAEVIEQARLMRPSVIILDGMMPVMDGFEALQELRRDPITASIPVLMLSARNRDADVVGALDQGANDYLTKPFSPAELVARVSRLIPGGAVA, encoded by the coding sequence ATGACACATACAGTGCTTCTGGCCGATGACGATCCGCTGCTCCATCGTGTGGTGGGCTTCAAGGTGGCCCAGCAGCAGTGGCAGCTGATATCTGCCTACAATGGCGCAGAGGTGATCGAGCAGGCGCGGCTCATGCGACCGTCTGTGATCATTCTGGACGGCATGATGCCGGTCATGGATGGCTTTGAGGCACTGCAGGAATTGCGTCGTGACCCCATCACCGCGTCGATCCCGGTGCTCATGCTTTCCGCCCGCAACCGGGACGCCGATGTGGTGGGAGCCCTGGATCAGGGCGCGAATGATTACCTGACGAAGCCGTTCAGTCCGGCGGAACTGGTGGCCCGGGTGAGCAGACTCATTCCGGGAGGTGCTGTTGCATGA
- a CDS encoding DUF5069 domain-containing protein, translating to MKAPDLTQAPPRSPRVRLGGYTILPRILDKARAAIAGTLGEYRYGNPTDWHFYRFTGIDPDALLERVKAGGGDWAILQWVQETAPIKRSPFEIAQWAAWTETFAYHGAERRDWFTAEIRRLNPERDDIATVFDRLDLDDYVAFGGEA from the coding sequence ATGAAAGCACCTGATCTCACGCAAGCCCCGCCGCGCAGCCCGCGAGTTCGCCTGGGTGGATACACCATCCTCCCGCGCATCCTCGACAAAGCCCGTGCGGCGATTGCGGGCACTCTTGGGGAGTACCGCTACGGCAACCCCACGGACTGGCACTTCTACCGCTTCACGGGCATCGATCCCGATGCCCTGCTCGAGAGGGTGAAGGCTGGCGGCGGGGACTGGGCGATCCTCCAATGGGTGCAGGAAACGGCACCCATCAAACGGAGCCCGTTCGAAATCGCCCAGTGGGCGGCCTGGACGGAAACCTTTGCCTACCATGGCGCAGAACGCCGTGACTGGTTCACTGCCGAGATCCGGCGGCTGAATCCGGAGCGGGATGACATTGCCACCGTGTTCGACCGCCTCGATCTAGACGACTATGTGGCCTTCGGCGGCGAGGCCTGA
- a CDS encoding DUF1348 family protein — protein MNPRPPLPPFTEESARAKVQAAEDAWNSRDPERVSLAYTEDTEWRNRAEFVNGRAAVVEFLRRKWARELDYRLKKTLWAFTGNRIAVRFEYEWHDDSGQWYRSHGNENWEFDELGYMKYRYASINDQPIAEAERRL, from the coding sequence ATGAATCCAAGACCTCCCCTCCCTCCCTTCACCGAAGAGTCTGCCCGGGCCAAAGTCCAGGCCGCCGAAGACGCCTGGAACAGTCGTGACCCGGAGCGAGTCTCCCTGGCCTACACGGAGGACACCGAGTGGCGCAACCGTGCCGAGTTTGTCAACGGCCGGGCGGCGGTGGTGGAGTTCCTCCGCCGCAAATGGGCCCGGGAGCTGGACTACCGGCTGAAGAAGACCCTCTGGGCCTTCACCGGGAACCGCATCGCCGTGCGCTTTGAGTATGAGTGGCACGACGACAGTGGCCAGTGGTACCGCAGCCACGGCAACGAGAACTGGGAGTTTGATGAACTGGGGTATATGAAATATCGATACGCGAGCATCAATGACCAGCCCATTGCGGAGGCGGAGCGGAGGCTTTGA
- a CDS encoding HEAT repeat domain-containing protein, whose protein sequence is MSGLSYLSVLILLLTAILVGLAVWGVRIWRKRQEDAVGRRREQFSDAWLQELLPVLEGQSQIAVLPLPGTAEEMREALHLILELLERVRGQYRDRLRLVLDHLGAEATALRDLVSGPSEAKISSCRLLALTQADSNVDLQLSRALYDADWKVRLEAAYALSVRQPLGLALESLLSPLRATPAFDTELAQKVVKQFAPLPGRGDELARALMGSRNPQERVVLLAGIADADDLMLGDVVAWQLSDYSSAVRLEAIRTLERMADPVQIMKVTSLTADPEPAVRQAVAAYAGSMGGGADAQLALQALANDSSPEVRRVAEAGLRRWQSGGRVTGATDVHT, encoded by the coding sequence ATGAGCGGGCTGTCCTATCTCTCCGTCTTGATCCTCCTCCTGACGGCCATCTTGGTCGGATTGGCGGTGTGGGGTGTCCGCATCTGGCGCAAGCGTCAGGAGGACGCTGTTGGCCGTCGGCGTGAGCAGTTCTCAGATGCGTGGCTCCAGGAGTTGCTCCCGGTGCTGGAGGGGCAGAGCCAGATCGCCGTCCTGCCTCTTCCCGGGACGGCGGAGGAGATGCGCGAGGCCCTGCATTTGATCCTCGAACTCCTGGAGCGCGTGCGTGGCCAGTATCGCGACCGGCTTCGACTGGTATTGGACCATCTCGGAGCGGAGGCCACCGCCTTGCGCGATCTGGTGTCGGGCCCGTCGGAAGCCAAAATTTCCTCATGCCGTCTGCTGGCGCTGACCCAGGCGGATTCCAATGTGGATCTCCAGCTCTCCCGGGCATTGTACGATGCTGATTGGAAGGTGCGGCTGGAGGCTGCTTACGCGCTTTCCGTCCGCCAGCCGCTGGGGCTTGCTTTGGAGTCCCTGCTGTCTCCCTTGCGGGCGACACCTGCCTTTGACACGGAACTGGCGCAAAAGGTAGTCAAGCAGTTCGCTCCGCTACCCGGCCGTGGAGATGAACTGGCGCGGGCTCTCATGGGTTCAAGGAATCCGCAAGAACGAGTGGTCCTGCTCGCGGGAATTGCGGATGCCGATGATCTGATGCTGGGGGATGTGGTGGCCTGGCAGCTCTCAGACTATTCTTCAGCTGTACGACTGGAGGCCATCCGGACCCTGGAGCGCATGGCAGATCCCGTGCAGATCATGAAGGTGACGTCTCTGACGGCAGATCCTGAACCGGCGGTGCGGCAGGCAGTCGCGGCCTATGCCGGCTCCATGGGCGGTGGGGCAGATGCACAACTTGCTCTCCAAGCCCTGGCAAACGACTCCTCCCCAGAGGTCAGGCGGGTCGCAGAGGCTGGACTCAGGCGTTGGCAGTCGGGAGGGCGTGTGACCGGGGCGACCGACGTCCATACATGA
- a CDS encoding TetR/AcrR family transcriptional regulator, which translates to MSDARNQILSTAAMLFAGRGYELVGINEIIEKSGVAKATFYAHFKSKEKLCLEWLKADAAETAAAHEKLLADPRPPVEKVVKKFDGLRRYVKSSDFRGCPFSITASMLETSSEVRETIRLHKAGNREFWQRLAAQVRGGASAESRLLGDTLFLLYSGAVMESQNARSTWPAESARTAALALCEGLPA; encoded by the coding sequence ATGTCAGATGCCCGCAACCAGATCCTCAGCACCGCCGCCATGCTGTTTGCGGGTCGCGGGTATGAGCTGGTGGGCATCAATGAGATCATTGAGAAGTCCGGCGTGGCCAAGGCGACGTTCTATGCACACTTCAAGAGCAAGGAGAAGCTGTGTCTGGAGTGGCTGAAGGCTGATGCCGCAGAAACAGCGGCAGCGCACGAGAAGCTCCTGGCGGATCCCCGGCCCCCCGTGGAGAAGGTGGTGAAGAAGTTCGATGGACTGCGCCGGTATGTAAAGAGCTCCGACTTCCGAGGCTGTCCGTTCTCGATCACGGCATCGATGCTGGAAACATCCAGCGAGGTCCGGGAAACCATCCGTCTGCACAAGGCAGGCAACCGGGAGTTCTGGCAGCGCCTGGCGGCGCAGGTCAGAGGCGGCGCTTCGGCAGAATCGCGTCTGCTCGGTGACACGTTGTTTCTGCTCTACAGCGGGGCGGTGATGGAGTCCCAGAATGCCCGCAGCACCTGGCCGGCGGAATCTGCCAGGACGGCTGCGCTGGCCTTGTGCGAAGGGCTTCCGGCATGA
- the trxA gene encoding thioredoxin yields the protein MKAIELSSQSFDRTLASTSQPVLVDFHAEWCGPCRMMSPVIEQVAGEQQGRAVVAKVNVDDAPDLAQRYGISSIPTLIVFKDAQPVATVRGAQSKSAIESLIARGA from the coding sequence ATGAAAGCCATTGAACTCAGTTCCCAATCCTTTGACCGCACGCTTGCCTCCACCTCCCAGCCGGTGCTGGTGGACTTCCACGCTGAGTGGTGTGGACCTTGCCGCATGATGAGCCCGGTCATCGAGCAGGTGGCGGGTGAACAACAGGGCAGAGCGGTGGTGGCCAAGGTGAATGTGGATGACGCTCCTGACCTGGCACAACGCTACGGCATCAGCAGCATCCCTACGCTGATCGTCTTCAAGGACGCGCAGCCCGTGGCCACGGTCCGCGGCGCGCAGTCCAAGTCGGCGATCGAATCCCTGATCGCCCGCGGTGCCTAA